GCAAGAGCTGATTCAGATGAACCTGAAAATGAAAGGAAGCCATTTCTGTTGCATATATTCTCAATGTAAAAAGAGGAAGGAATGAAATCTTTATGAAATGATTGGTTTTAGTGCCACATAATTATATGCTTTTAGTTTGGACAATGAATGTGAATGCAGTATCCAGTCATTCTGTCGGTGACTTCTTTCGTTGCCAAAGAGGAAAATGTTTGGTTTAGTTTTGTACTCAAACGAATGCACATTAAGATTTACTAAATGCAGTCAAAAGGAATAAAAATCTTCTTATACCATAAGTGAGTATGTTATAGGAGAAAATAATTGGAGAATGTACAAAAGTGCAATGCAAAACAAATTACGGATAACACTGTCAAAGAactgaaaacagaaaaaagaaacaaaactaataTAGGCACTCTTAAGCAAGAGCTATTTCGTATACGGTTTTCTTATTATCACAATAAATTACAGAAAACACGTCCAAAGAactgaaaacagaaaaaatgacAATGCTACAATGCctacactacaacaaaaatgccctttagCGGCATTTAAAGGTGTCAGTATAGATAATCTAAACTGACATTTTACCTTTCCTCACACCTGGGAcgagtgttgtcccttccaatgtggggatagccTCGTAGCATTAAAATGTGTCAGGAAAACTATGTTGTTATAGCATCTCATCTAccaacaaaaatatttttcttgataattgaaAGTGTCAAGATAGCTATTCTACCACATTAGAATATTGCTTTAGAAGCTACGCTATGCTAACACTTTTAATTGCTAGGAATACATAGGTAAAGAGAAATTAATCACACCATATAATAACACCGAGATCCAATGTAGAACAACAAATAATCCTTCACTTCATTCATGCCACAATTATGTCAGATATACAAGTCTTTGAACTTTCCATTGAAACTCTAAGTTCTTtcagaagaaaagaaactatACTAATCTACTAACTTCGCTATAGATGCCATTCCGTACCtataaaaaaatcaaacaaCTAAAAGGAGGACCACCATTGCCTGAATTCAATGACataacaattcaaaaaaaaaaaggaaaaaaaagttgaTATTTAACTCCATGGGTCATCCCATCCCTTGGGGCCCTCTCTTTTGACAAAGTTTAACATTGCCTGGACAGCTTCCTGAACTCTGTTGGATAGGGCATGGTTTCCCCATTCAATTTCAACCTTTCTACACCACCCATTGCTCTGCACAGATTCAGGAGCTTCAAGTGaacagaaatttttttcttcccaaaGATGGTTTTGCATTGACACCTTACCAATCAACTCTTCACCAAGGCATAACCTAGCATCAGACATGACAGAAGAATCACGGTAAGGGCTTCCAGAGAATACCCACCTTCTAATCTTCTTGATGAATTCCACAATCGGGCCATGTGCATTGTATCAGCATGGAAACCATCAAGTTTAAGTCCATAATTCTCTATAACATGGTTATCAAAGCTATAGTTGTGCCACACCTACAAAAAAACAAGCCAGTGCAGTTCCCCACATGGCATATAATCATTCGAAGAACTGATGAGCAACAAAGAGCCCCACATAGAATTACATACAAAAAATCTTTACCTTTTTAATTGACGGGTCTTCAAAAAAAGGAGCAAATTCAGCCAAAAGATTCCTCCCGTCCTCATCAAGAAGATCTACCCAGATACAAGACTTGCCATTTCCAAAATTCGCTTCCGGTCCACAATAAATACTGCAGCATACAATTTCTCCATGATCAACTGGTGTTTCCTGCTTAACATCAATCTTTGATACCTAGACATTAGCAGAAACCAGTAAAATgagctcccaaaaaaaaattgaatgctACTGGAGAGAACATGAATATTAAGCGAATAAGATAATTAAAGTACAGAATTCAACTGGTTGTATGCAAATGTAAAATAGTCTAAAAGCAAGTCAAATGAAAAACATACTTCCGTGTCACATGCATGGACCATATGCCTGTATTGATTTGTGAGCATACCAACTACTTCCTTTGCAGCAGAGACAGTATCAACCACAAGAACCTTGTCATAAATGCAACCAAGCCTCTCACGAAGATTTGACTGGATAATAGCTTCTGGTTCCACAGATCCTTTTCCTGTGGGGGTTCCATTTATTTTGTCAACACCAACAGACTTTTCAGCAGCAACCTCCCTTTTTGTTACATTATGAGCACTGCCTTTATCAATTGAGGGATACTTTTCTTTCTGTTCTTCGAATAATTTTGGCAGGGAAATTTTAGGTTGGGAAGACTTTGGAGGTAACTGCATTGTCCTCGGAGAGATTTTCCAGTGTATATCTGCTTGTTGGCTATTTGATGTATAAGACTGTCTGCTACTTGAAAAGTTGTCCTTCATCTCACGATCTAGTGCAATTGTATTCACACTTACGATATTCGGTAGGCTAAGGTTTCCTGAAGAACAAGCTGAATCATGAACATTTCTTAACGAGAGAGGTGAATTACTATTAGATGGACAAGATAAGTCATTATCAGTGCTTTGTTATCTAAATTTGTGATCACTTCCATCTGTCAAACTAGGCAAACTAGAAGTCCGTTCAGCACGATAAGCTTCCTTTCTTCTCTTATAGTATTAAGTCACGTCACCCCAGGATTTGTAAGTAGGCCTCTGATAGTCATGCACAAACACATGACTCCTACTTGATATCTTCACAACGGAATGATCAGAAGCAGGGCCGTTTGAGACATTTGAGAAGGATACGTAGCCAGAATGGGTTTTGCAATATTCTGGCCTGAGAGTCACGGTGTCATGAAAGCCCAAAGCCAACAAAatactcaaataaaataaatgaaaatacatTATTTTGTCACACAAATTGAACTCATGACAAGTACAAACATTTGCATTATCAACTATTTATCCTATGTTTAATGAATTTGTACAAATCTCAATAGCATTACAGCTCTCTCTGACATATGGTGCTATGGAACAGATATTCTTACAGCAGAACAGAAAAGCAGTTTTCAAGTGAACAAAAGTGCAGAACAGAAAAGTGAACAGATATCCTTACATGTTCATTTCTGACTATGTAAACCCAAATCACcaaatgacaaaaaataattACCCAAAAAGAACTCAAAATCAGACAAAAGTAAAcaatagaaaattttcaaaaaattttcaaaaaatagaaaaataatagAGAATAATACCTTAAGATACTTAAGCTTCAAATTTCCATAGACGACTCCAAACGTGAAGGCTGAAGCACGAGCCACCTGCCACCAGTTATacgaaaacgaaaaaaaaatccaaattagaTCAGACATCAATGAAATTGTGAGAAATTAAAGCTGGCGGAGGTGGATGGTTAACCAAGGCGAGAGTGCTGGTGCCGGAGTAGGGTCCAGGAGGAGGCGACATTTGCTACTGATCGCTGAAATCGAAGAAAGAATAACTGCAGATGCTGCGACTACTGCCCCAAATCTAAGGTCTCTCTCAGACTCAGAGCCCTAATTTTCGTCGGACACCAGTTTGGAAATTAGAAATGTTGGGGAGATGGGCGAGGGCTTCCCTTAGCTCCTGCATTATTCAGTAAGGAAAAAGGCCCAAAAAGGTAACTTTTTTTGCAGGAAACCACCAACCAAATTTACATATAGAAAAATTGCAGAGTATAACCTGTTCATCGACGACATCGATATCTGCGAGCATGCGGCTGGATTTCTTACCGGAATTGCCTAATTCGTTTGCTAAGAAATAATTTCTGGAGAATCCGAACTCGTCCTTTTCGATGTCATGTTGTTCCATTTTCTGGTTTTGACGAACCTAAACCTGATGATGAGAGGGAATGAGTAGGGGCAACGGGACGGCGGAGGTAGGGAGCAGAGGAGAGGAGAGTGGCCGAGAGAGGCGGAGGGCAAAAATTTAGGCAACCGAGAGAAATCAATTCAGGGCAAAAATTTATCATGCAATTACATCCCTTCAATGGGAAAGCAAGGGTAGTTTGATTGCGGAGAGATTCAATAGAAAAAACTCTGCGGGAAAGTAAAATTTTGGCCAAGAGTTTTGAGAGATAGTTtgccgagagagagagtttctGCGAGAGAtagagaagaagcaaaatttcaCTGGGAggcaaaatcaaattttgagatttcactAAGTGTTTTGGCAAAGGGATCTTCCACCAAAAtcaaacgacgtcgttttgtgttttaattttttttgggtgtatCTCACATTTCCGCAAGTGTCATCAAAGGCTAGTTTGAATtgagtgaattttgctgaatttccaaagttggccaaaaaaaaccaaccccgaaagctgtcttcatgttcaaaacagcaactttgagacAAATTTTGAATGCCTTCTGTTGAGTATCATGGGAAAGTGTCTTCTAacaacttttagtactttggaagcagtttccaacggtaccaagttttccaattttgaactcatagagagtgagatctgatttttcaaagtttgcttgccgaatctgaaatttccgaacttaaaggaaattgagggtttcaaactctccattttcctccgatattgctagaccattttacacttgatttcaaaggcgaaaatcagatttctcttgtgttttttttGAAACCCACTTTCAAGCCTCGATTATGAATAATTAAGgctcaattcatgaattctccttagaATGAACACTAGTACAACCTTCTCGATAAGTAAGGgattttaagcgatagtgtgtaatagacaactattgtttgctcaggcgctcaaggagaccttcaagaggatctcgaggggaacacTTGAAGGATTGTATACACACTTACTCTTTTGTTGCAATAGgagagtgttccatataggagtacgtaatttgaataagtctatgacatgcttattctatgatcattaagtgttaagtgctatatgttaagtatttaccacactcatgcatatttaagtaatgcatacttgaattactcgacatgaaatacttgaattgcatatttatgtgatgtgtttaaatgattaattatgctatgccTGCATAAGTcagttggagtgaatctcctcgactcttaagtagTAAAAGTGAGAAacggccaatggcggcctattaaaatgactaatgtctaccaattaaccgtaattactaccgttaaccgtcaaccgttaaccgtttaccgtaattacttaccgttttcctatctacttgattacctggtacttgattacttgattaccgtaaattacatgttcaacaatgaaattatcaaatattcGCTTACGTGCTTTATGCTGTTATTGTTGCTAGGTAATTGGGCCACTTCATATGAATTTATGCCCCATTTTCCAGCGTGTCCGAGGTGTTTGGTAATAGTTTCATCCTCCACACCAGGGTCGACCCTAGCCAAAAAGATGAAACTTAATGGGCTTTCACCGCGATTCGTCCAAGTATGTTATTTGTATTACTTCGCTGAGGCttatgttgtaagctctaagctgaacttgggccctgcccttggttactcaCCTACTCGAgtcaggactgggctcggtcgggtaggttggaatcCTATGTCACCGTTTTGGTATATTCGaatattaccactggagggataaggcgatggccagacaGTACCGTAGGGATCGGGAGTTATAAGGTGCAaatgaccgaaatggttccactggaacaccgtatccttcaaatATATGTGTATTTTGTataatgataaccgtttcatGCAAATGTGCTATACTTGcgatatgctcaaattactcgtagaatgataattgtctcataTTCATTGTCAATGTGCAACCCTGAACCATACATGCGgtatgctcaattacttgatttattagaactgctagagtatcctggaacctcactggattgtgtagctcattccatgattttattttctttaatagggttcgagaccaagagtgctcgtgaatattACTAAATTGccttcttttgaagactttaagtgtATTACAACAGAtggctgtagtaaatattcttttgggttgtattaagcttgagagctgataaattgtaagtgtgagatattttggagtacttttattatgtattgaagttatttgaagtattattAAAGTATTCCGAGCTTGTGAATTGTGAATTGTaatgagtcctggtgagagttgggcaggcgtcccgcggataccctttggttcgccttagggagaagtgggggcgtcaaagttggtatcagagtttaggtttcagatctttgtagtgtgtcctagacttaaaagtttaggataccggactgtgggattagtttgaaaattaagtgaccacttgtagggatgaaaatcaAAGCCGTTTCGCGTAATCTGTGCGCGAGGTGAGCTTGGACCAAGTGGTATTATGGTTCTTATTATGTGAATAAGTAAAGGCTTAAGTGTGGTTGAAATGTGAGCTGtaaatcatgaatgtgataggtataaaccctttatcttgacatttgagaaaatttgatatgtatgttgggtaggaatctcgaatgtggtgatttactcttgggaccgaccggctcgagttgtgaattaccttatttcggattcttgtacccgaatacttgagagttgagggcaatcttaaggacttgagatctccatttgtggggaataagAGTGAATCGATATTTTacgtgaatagttacaggaaatcaataatcgtttggctaagatggCACGATAATTAAGAGCGGGAGGTGGAAATAATCGTAGCCCAAAAGATCCTTATGTTGGGATTGAAGTTGATCATGTTAGGGAACTGGaatcatctagttccaattaatctagtgaaacACTATTTGTGATCTTTCGTAGTGGGACGATGagagtagaacttaagagtttgtgccctggagatgaatgtacttttgataatcaattgtttacttttgtttattgactttgacttggtatgaaTTTTACTTGACTAAAACTTGTTTCATGATTTAATGAGGTCTAGTTTGTATTTACTTGcatagtgataatgttatttgtgtaagtgatttccttttctttaaaaGTTGTTACTGGTATATGTGCATAGTTCAATTATAGGTTAGTGTGAGGTTTATACATATGCATATAAATtagctgtgaacatggaaactagaggacaacgaaagggacgtcaacctagacaaccccaaaatcaaagagtagataatgggtctgatattgatcaaaatgCCGAGCCAAGTGTTGGAagaggaaatgaccaaatgggagtagttttaactcgcatgacggatatactagagctcttagtagctcaacaAGGTCAAGGGATTGGGCAAGGAAACCAGCGtggaaaccaagagataggggaggatcgagctttggagcggtttcagaaattcttcccgtccaaattttctggaggacctgacccagaagtggctgagaattggttagagaatataaagaatatattcgatgccttggattatacagaggaaagacaagtcacttttgctgtatttcaacttgaaggagcggCCCGAGCTTGATGAAATGTTATAAGAAATAAGTGAAAAAGAGATCAAACTCCAAGgatttggataaactttgtgcatgagtttaatgagaaatttctccctccgcttgtccaagaaaagagagaagatgataTTATAAAGTTTCATCAAGGAACTttaagtgtggctgagtacgaaacacgcttcacgaaattatctacatatgctccagaattggtggctactgaaCAGAAGAGAACAAGACGGTTTATCCAGGGATTAgatttagaaatccaagatgcccttgccgcagcacagattgaaacatttagtgaagctctcgagaaagcgcaaagggtaaAGAGCGCAAAAGCCCAACTGAGAGCCTTTCAAGCGAAAAAAAGAGATACATCCGATAATGGACCCAGAAAAattggaccaccacccaaagttagaaaaggagAGGATGGAGTAAGACTATCACTCCCTGCACCACTCATGACaaaggaaccaaaaggaacTATATCACGAGGAACTCTAGTTGGACAGAAACGATCAAAGGAAACCTCACAAGCAAATCAAGTCACAATGTCTCGTCTGACCTGTGAATATTATGGAAGGACAAACCATACCGAAGAAAACTGTTGGATAAAGGGACGAAAATGTATAGGAtgtgggagtaccaaccataaagttcacgacTGTCCAAGAAGGTATCCCCGAGAGACTACCACTCAACAAGGAAATAGAACTATTCCTCGACAAGTAAATGGAAGAGAAAACCGACCAATGGCATCTGCAAGAACATATGACATGATCGCACAACAAGGTTCAGGGTTAtctgagattacagaaggtatgaatttcgaggacgaaattcttttaaggaggggaggttgtgaggacccgaaaactttcttaatttaatttattttacaggcttaattaattatttaatttgactatttaaaatccatttatatggaaaagcGCATCTCTTATCTTTTTAAAGcgttttattagaaaaaaaattacttttcgaaaactcgtttagtccggaataatgaatacatatttttcgagactatattttaattgagagtgtattaattttggaaaaataagaatgatcaatagtagattaagaaaagtcgtgaggactcgcaaaatttatttattttaaactcctgttaagagcttatttaaatatttaattgccagtttactccgaatatgattttctaacctttttagacccaattacatggaactatgactttcttatatttttaaaatgacttgttgtggaaattaatttttggaagttcgtttagtgaaaatagt
This portion of the Coffea eugenioides isolate CCC68of chromosome 11, Ceug_1.0, whole genome shotgun sequence genome encodes:
- the LOC113751468 gene encoding DNA polymerase I A, chloroplastic/mitochondrial-like, whose translation is MKDNFSSSRQSYTSNSQQADIHWKISPRTMQLPPKSSQPKISLPKLFEEQKEKYPSIDKGSAHNVTKREVAAEKSVGVDKINGTPTGKGSVEPEAIIQSNLRERLGCIYDKVLVVDTVSAAKEVVGMLTNQYRHMVHACDTEVSKIDVKQETPVDHGEIVCCSIYCGPEANFGNGKSCIWVDLLDEDGRNLLAEFAPFFEDPSIKKVWHNYSFDNHVIENYGLKLDGFHADTMHMARLWNSSRRLEEQWVV
- the LOC113751036 gene encoding uncharacterized protein LOC113751036, with the translated sequence MSPPPGPYSGTSTLALVARASAFTFGVVYGNLKLKYLKARILQNPFWLRILLKCLKRPCF